A part of Carettochelys insculpta isolate YL-2023 chromosome 1, ASM3395843v1, whole genome shotgun sequence genomic DNA contains:
- the NME6 gene encoding nucleoside diphosphate kinase 6, translating into MGPVLRSGRPLQLTLAVLKPDAVAHPLVLEAVHETILNNKFLIVRNKELVWRREDSQRFYQEHSGRFFYQRLVEFMSSGPMRAYILAHEDAVTLWRSLMGPTRVYQARNTAPDSIRGAYGLTDTRNTTHGSDSTASASREIAFFFPEFNESHWYQEDEPRLRCGLACYDAAEHVHSLPKDGRTESY; encoded by the exons ATGGGGCCTGTGCTGCGCTCCGGGCGGCCGCTGCAGCTCACGCTGGCGGTGCTGAAGCCCGacgctgtggcccacccactggtgcttgag GCCGTTCATGAGACCATCCTGAACAACAAATTTCTCATCGTGCGGAACAAGGAGTTGGTGTGGAGAAGGGAGGACAGCCAGCGATTTTACCAGGAGCACTCTG GGCGATTTTTCTATCAGAGGCTTGTGGAGTTCATGAGCAG TGGCCCTATGCGGGCTTATATCCTAGCCCATGAAGATGCAGTTACACTTTGGAGATCTCTCATGGGACCTACCAGAGTATACCAAGCCCGAAACACAGCGCCGGACTCCATCCGAGGAGCCTATGGCCTCACTGACACAAGGAACACCACTCATGGGTCAG ACTCTACAGCATCAGCCAGTAGAGAAATTGCGTTCTTCTTCCCAGAGTTCAATGAGAGTCACTGGTACCAGGAGGATGAGCCACGTCTGCGCTGTGGCCTGGCATGCTACGATGCAGCAGAGCATGTTCACAGCCTACCCaaggatggcaggacagagtcataCTAG